In Camelina sativa cultivar DH55 chromosome 17, Cs, whole genome shotgun sequence, the genomic stretch GAACtttggcttttgtttctttgagtaTTCATCTTTATGCCTCATGATGCATCGCTTTGTAAATAGCTATGTTTTTTAacttatttcattttgttaagtctACGAATCAAATATGAAACCTTTTTATAGTTACTTGATATGTTTGTTTCGGATTAGTGTTTGTGCAGAAGAACACTCCGTCCCTATCAGTGCCACAGTTTGGTGATTGGGACCAAAAAAGAGGAGGAACATTGCCTGACTACTCTCTGGATTTGACTAAGATTGAAGAgatgaggaaacaaaaaaaaagagacccTTCTCCAGCCAGTTTAGGCAACGAGGATGATGAGCTCATTAAGCCACCCGACTCAGCTACTTCCACAACTGCTAAATTCACAAAATTGTTTATGTCAAGGTATTCCCCCTCTTTAATATATTTCCTCATATGAATCCTAAAAACTCTAGAAAGTAATTTGCCTTTTGAGTTGTCTTGTAATTGCtgtcttttgtttggtttatctgatgtttttcaaaaaattgaatcGTTATTTGACACAGCCTTTCTGGtcaataatttgaaaaaaacttcgcctttcaaaacaaaacattctaGGGCCTTACAAAACTGCAGCCCTTCACAGTAATACCAGTCTCAGCCNNNNNNNNNNNNNNNNNNNNNNNNNNNNNNNNNNNNNNNNNNNNNNNNNNNNNNNNNNNNNNNNNNNNNNNNNNNNNNNNNNNNNNNNNNNNNNNNNNNNNNNNNNNNNNNNNNNNNNNNNNNNNNNNNNNNNNNNNNNNNNNNNNNNNNNNNNNNNNNNNNNNNNNNNNNNNNNNNNNNNNNNNNNNNNNNNNNNNNNNNNNNNNNNNNNNNNNNNNNNNNNNNNNNNNNNNNNNNNNNNNNNNNNNNNNNNNNNNNNNNNNNNNNNNNNNNNNNNNNNNNNNNNNNNNNNNNNNNNNNNNNNNNNNNNNNNNNNNNNNNNNNNNNNNNNNNNNNNNNNNNNNNNNNNNNNNNNNNNNNNNNNNNNNNNNNNNNNNNNNNNNNNNNNNNNNNNNNNNNNNNNNNNNNNNNNNNNNNNNNNNNNNNNNNNNNNNNNNNNNNNNNNNNNNNNNNNNNNNNNNNNNNNNNNNNNNNNNNNNNNNNNNNNNNNNNNNNNNNNNNNNNNNNNNNNNNNNNNNNNNNNNNNNNNNNNNNNNNNNNNNNNNNNNNNNNNNNNNNNNNNNNNNNNNNNNNNNNNNNNNNNNNNNNNNNNNNNNNNNNNNNNNNNNNNNNNNNNNNNNNNNNNNNNNNNNNNNNNNNNNNNNNNNNNNNNNNNNNNNNNNNNNNNNNNNNNNNNNNNNNNNNNNNNNNNNNNNNNNNNNNNNNNNNNNNNNNNNNNNNNNNNNNNNNNNNNNNNNNNNNNNNNNNNNNNNNNNNNNNNNNNNNNNNNNNNNNNNNNNNNNNNNNNNNNNNNNNNNNNNNNNNNNNNNNNNNNNNNNNNNNNNNNNNNNNNNNNNNNNNNNNNNNNNNNNNNNNNNNNNNNNNNNNNNNNNNNNNNNNNNNNNNNNNNNNNNNNNNNNNNNNNNNNNNNNNNNNNNNNNNNNNNNNNNNNNNNNNNNNNNNNNNNNNNNNNNNNNNNNNNNNNNNNNNNNNNNNNNNNNNNNNNNNNNNNNNNNNNNNNNNNNNNNNNNNNNNNNNNNNNNNNNNNNNNNNNNNNNNNNNNNNNNNNNNNNNNNNNNNNNNNNNNNNNNNNNNNNNNNNNNNNNNNNNNNNNNNNNNNNNNNNNNNNNNNNNNNNNNNNNNNNNNNNNNNNNNNNNNNNNNNNNNNNNNNNNNNNNNNNNNNNNNNNNNNNNNNNNNNNNNNNNNNNNNNNNNNNNNNNNNNNNNNNNNNNNNNNNNNNNNNNNNNNNNNNNNNNNNNNNNNNNNNNNNNNNNNNNNNNNNNNNNNNNNNNNNNNNNNNNNNNNNNNNNNNNNNNNNNNNNNNNNNNNNNNNNNNNNNNNNNNNNNNNNNNNNNNNNNNNNNNNNNNNNNNNNNNNNNNNNNNNNNNNNNNNNNNNNNNNNNNNNNNNNNNNNNNNNNNNNNNNNNNNNNNNNNNNNNNNNNNNNNNNNNNNNNNNNNNNNNNNNNNNNNNNNNNNNNNNNNNNNNNNNNNNNNNNNNNNNNNNNNNNNNNNNNNNNNNNNNNNNNNNNNNNNNNNNNNNNNNNNNNNNNNNNNNNNNNNNNNNNNNNNNNNNNNNNNNNNNNNNNNNNNNNNNNNNNNNNNNNNNNNNNNNNNNNNNNNNNNNNNNNNNNNNNNNNNNNNNNNNNNNNNNNNNNNNNNNNNNNNNNNNNNNNNNNNNNNNNNNNNNNNNNNNNNNNNNNNNNNNNNNNNNNNNNNNNNNNNNNNNNNNNNNNNNNNNNNNNNNNNNNNNNNNNNNNNNNNNNNNNNNNNNNNNNNNNNNNNNNNNNNNNNNNNNNNNNNNNNNNNNNNNNNNNNNNNNNNNNNNNNNNNNNNNNNNNNNNNNNNNNNNNNNNNNNNNNNNNNNNNNNNNNNNNNNNNNNNNNNNNNNNNNNNNNNNNNNNNNNNNNNNNNNNNNNNNNNNNNNNNNNNNNNNNNNNNNNNNNNNNNNNNNNNNNNNNNNNNNNNNNNNNNNNNNNNNNNNNNNNNNNNNNNNNNNNNNNNNNNNNNNNNNNNNNNNNNNNNNNNNNNNNNNNNNNNNNNNNNNNNNNNNNNNNNNNNNNNNNNNNNNNNNNNNNNNNNNNNNNNNNNNNNNNNNNNNNNNNNNNNNNNNNNNNNNNNNNNNNNNNNNNNNNNNNNNNCCAATGACGTGGCCACCCTATccccttcccttcttttcttttgaatttcttctagatccctctatgaccgttagattggtctttgctttgctttatctttgcttttgctttttggccatgtgtatggtttagatcatggccacgtccctagggtttttagagtctccttatgtaagcctcactatataaaggcaccaaccctcattgtaaaaatcaggcttgaaagaaatagaaattttcacaaagagagattctttgttcttgtctcacccctctccttagcctaagtccgggacttggctcttgagaaaccctaagagattcacaaaccgggtttgtaatctcttagttgaccgtatcaagaggagagccaaccctcttgtg encodes the following:
- the LOC104757663 gene encoding uncharacterized protein LOC104757663; the encoded protein is MKRRRAYDSDEAAAHTGDPTHHLLFSVFVQKNTPSLSVPQFGDWDQKRGGTLPDYSLDLTKIEEMRKQKKRDPSPASLGNEDDELIKPPDSATSTTAKFTKLFMSRYSPSLIYFLI